One genomic window of Halovivax cerinus includes the following:
- a CDS encoding S1C family serine protease has protein sequence MGRIRTLALLFVTVAMVTSVPIAGVAAGGEASTSGTDSTAGEASTSDTDSTAGEAGAFQTGATVPQAQPQANQSQGEQARNRTGCNYVSLYEETIPSVVQVQVGSGLGSGFVYEATGNATFVVTNQHVVGENESVGVRASDGELYEGAVVGATAFADLAVVRVNATTDSMAALPLADETPQPGQRVAALGSPYGLESTITSGIVSGVNRSMPTEAGRLPNTIQTDAPINPGNSGGPLVDCASGDVLGVNRAGGGENIGFAVSARLVERIVPELVETGEYAYPFLGVRTLPLSQLIVDANDLDVTEGVYVAGVLGETGASEALQGADESTQLDGATVPVGGDVIVAVDGQTVTTREDLLSYLLTETQPEDTIELTVLRDGERETVEVTLGERPPVNGS, from the coding sequence ATGGGCCGGATACGAACGCTGGCGCTCCTCTTCGTGACGGTGGCGATGGTCACCAGCGTCCCGATCGCAGGGGTAGCGGCGGGCGGCGAGGCGAGTACGAGTGGCACCGACAGCACGGCTGGGGAGGCGAGTACGAGTGACACCGACAGCACGGCTGGGGAGGCGGGAGCCTTCCAGACGGGAGCGACCGTCCCGCAGGCCCAGCCCCAGGCAAACCAGTCCCAGGGTGAACAGGCGCGAAACCGTACCGGCTGTAACTACGTCTCGCTCTACGAGGAGACGATCCCCTCCGTCGTCCAAGTACAGGTGGGAAGCGGACTCGGATCCGGCTTCGTCTACGAGGCGACCGGGAACGCGACGTTCGTGGTGACCAACCAGCACGTCGTCGGGGAGAACGAGTCGGTCGGCGTCAGGGCGAGCGACGGCGAGTTGTACGAGGGGGCGGTCGTCGGCGCGACCGCGTTCGCCGACCTCGCCGTGGTGCGCGTAAACGCCACGACGGATTCGATGGCGGCGCTCCCGCTCGCAGACGAGACGCCGCAGCCGGGTCAGCGCGTGGCGGCGCTCGGAAGTCCGTACGGCCTCGAGAGTACCATCACCTCGGGCATCGTCAGCGGGGTGAACCGGTCGATGCCGACCGAGGCGGGCCGCCTGCCCAACACGATCCAGACGGACGCGCCGATCAACCCGGGGAACAGCGGCGGGCCGCTGGTCGACTGCGCGAGCGGCGACGTCCTCGGCGTCAACCGCGCGGGCGGCGGCGAGAACATCGGCTTCGCCGTCTCGGCCAGGCTCGTCGAGCGGATCGTTCCCGAGCTCGTCGAGACCGGCGAGTACGCCTACCCGTTCCTCGGCGTCAGGACGCTCCCGCTCTCTCAGCTCATCGTCGACGCGAACGACCTGGACGTCACCGAAGGTGTCTACGTCGCTGGCGTCCTCGGTGAGACGGGCGCGAGCGAGGCGCTGCAGGGCGCTGACGAGTCGACGCAACTCGACGGCGCGACGGTTCCCGTGGGCGGCGACGTCATCGTCGCGGTCGACGGCCAGACCGTGACGACTCGGGAGGACCTCCTCTCGTACCTGCTGACCGAGACGCAACCGGAGGACACGATCGAGTTGACCGTCCTCCGCGACGGCGAGCGCGAGACTGTCGAGGTGACGCTGGGTGAACGCCCGCCGGTGAACGGGTCGTGA
- a CDS encoding molybdopterin-dependent oxidoreductase — MAHPDTDARPTDRSERLRSATIGLVSGVAWLVGLAVVAPLTGEFAVVALAQELVHRAPGWLATTAIETLGFGAQPALVAGVVAAILALTTVAAIGWSRLESHTDRWPVDVLVAHRSPLAVAAWTLATVALFVVAGAPIAIRSLAALVLVVAAPLVVGRLLPVDPRSSTRRAFLRRVGGVSAAGLVSAVGLRTVFDRSFAPAAAERAGEPLPFPVETPAGESAYDFEGMPAAVTPPDEHYVVDINITDPAIDADSWTLDIDGAVDDPYSLSYDDLLTHERRVEQTTTLLCISNPVGGPLVGTSHWTGVPLSDLIETAGPQEGAVDVVTHAVDGYSEAIPYELVEREDVLIAFGMGDRALSVDHGFPARLLVPGRYGMKMTKWLTRIELRAADHEAYWEERGWSERAVVNTASYIRGAERRGDSVVVGGVAFGGLQSGVEEIETVEVSVTNGSQWHEATLEEPISPHAWRRWRYAFDAPDRSPVDVVVRAITRDGEVQTAQEREATPRGSTGWHRRRIDV, encoded by the coding sequence ATGGCGCACCCAGACACGGATGCTCGTCCGACTGACCGCTCCGAACGGCTCCGATCCGCGACGATCGGTCTCGTCTCCGGCGTAGCGTGGCTCGTCGGTCTGGCGGTCGTCGCGCCGCTGACCGGGGAGTTCGCCGTCGTCGCTCTCGCCCAGGAACTCGTTCACCGCGCACCGGGCTGGTTGGCGACGACAGCCATCGAGACCCTCGGTTTCGGCGCGCAGCCGGCACTCGTCGCGGGTGTCGTCGCGGCGATCCTCGCGCTCACGACGGTCGCGGCGATCGGCTGGTCCCGACTCGAGTCGCACACCGACCGCTGGCCCGTCGACGTCCTCGTCGCACACCGCTCGCCGCTCGCCGTCGCCGCGTGGACGCTCGCGACCGTCGCGCTCTTCGTCGTCGCCGGGGCGCCCATCGCGATCCGCTCTCTCGCGGCGCTCGTCCTGGTCGTCGCCGCGCCGCTGGTCGTGGGCAGACTCCTGCCCGTGGACCCTCGGTCGTCGACTCGGCGTGCGTTCCTCCGGCGCGTCGGCGGCGTCTCGGCAGCGGGACTCGTTTCGGCCGTCGGCCTCCGAACCGTGTTCGATCGATCGTTCGCCCCCGCGGCGGCCGAGCGGGCGGGTGAGCCGCTCCCGTTCCCCGTCGAAACGCCCGCCGGTGAGTCCGCCTACGACTTCGAGGGGATGCCCGCCGCGGTCACGCCGCCCGACGAGCACTACGTCGTCGACATCAACATCACCGATCCCGCGATCGACGCCGACTCGTGGACGCTCGACATCGACGGGGCGGTCGACGACCCCTACTCGCTCTCTTACGACGATCTGCTCACCCACGAGCGCCGCGTCGAACAGACGACGACCCTGCTCTGTATCTCGAATCCCGTCGGCGGTCCCCTCGTCGGCACGAGTCACTGGACGGGGGTCCCACTCTCGGACCTGATCGAGACCGCGGGACCGCAGGAGGGAGCGGTCGACGTGGTCACACACGCGGTCGACGGCTACAGCGAGGCCATCCCGTACGAACTGGTCGAACGCGAGGACGTCCTGATCGCCTTCGGGATGGGCGACCGAGCGCTCTCCGTGGACCACGGGTTCCCCGCACGCCTGCTCGTCCCCGGCCGATACGGGATGAAGATGACCAAGTGGCTCACCCGCATCGAACTCAGAGCGGCGGATCACGAGGCCTACTGGGAGGAGCGCGGCTGGAGCGAGCGAGCGGTCGTCAACACCGCCTCGTACATCCGCGGGGCGGAACGCCGGGGCGACAGCGTGGTGGTGGGCGGCGTCGCCTTCGGCGGCCTCCAGAGCGGCGTCGAGGAGATCGAAACCGTCGAGGTGAGCGTCACCAACGGTAGCCAGTGGCACGAAGCGACCCTCGAAGAGCCGATCAGCCCACACGCGTGGCGCCGCTGGCGCTACGCATTCGATGCACCGGACCGGTCGCCCGTCGACGTCGTCGTCCGGGCGATCACCCGCGACGGGGAGGTCCAGACGGCACAGGAGCGAGAGGCCACACCGCGAGGCTCGACGGGCTGGCACCGTCGTCGCATCGACGTGTGA
- a CDS encoding glucose 1-dehydrogenase: MRGLDGTVALISGASSGIGRATATRFAEEGASVVVADIDAEGGEETISRIANDGGEATFVETDVTDQDDVASAVETAVDAYGGLDVAFNNAGIEGEQVGFGDQSNDNWERVVGINLSGVFYAMREEIPAMLESGGGGSIVNTASIAGILGFPNLSPYVASKHGVVGLTRSAAVEFAADGIRVNAVLPGVIDTPMVQRSGEADPESTEQTVAAIPADRLGEPEEIASTVAWLGSDDAAYVTGQPITVDGGYSVQ; the protein is encoded by the coding sequence ATGAGAGGACTCGACGGGACGGTCGCACTGATCTCCGGCGCGTCCTCCGGCATCGGCCGCGCGACGGCGACGCGTTTCGCCGAGGAAGGGGCGAGCGTCGTCGTCGCGGATATCGACGCGGAGGGCGGCGAGGAGACGATCTCGAGGATCGCGAACGACGGTGGCGAGGCCACCTTCGTCGAGACGGACGTCACCGACCAGGACGACGTCGCGTCGGCGGTGGAGACCGCCGTGGACGCCTACGGCGGCCTCGACGTCGCGTTCAACAACGCCGGCATCGAGGGTGAGCAGGTCGGATTCGGCGACCAGAGCAACGACAACTGGGAGCGCGTGGTCGGCATCAACCTCTCGGGCGTCTTCTACGCCATGCGCGAGGAGATCCCGGCGATGCTCGAGAGTGGCGGTGGCGGGTCCATCGTCAACACGGCCTCGATCGCCGGCATCCTCGGCTTCCCGAATCTGAGCCCCTACGTCGCGAGCAAGCACGGCGTCGTCGGCCTGACGCGGTCTGCGGCCGTCGAGTTCGCCGCGGACGGGATCCGCGTCAACGCGGTCCTCCCGGGCGTCATCGACACGCCGATGGTCCAGCGCTCGGGCGAGGCCGACCCCGAGTCGACGGAGCAGACGGTCGCGGCGATCCCCGCCGACCGACTCGGCGAACCCGAGGAGATCGCTTCGACGGTCGCCTGGCTCGGCTCCGACGACGCCGCCTACGTCACCGGCCAGCCAATCACCGTCGACGGCGGCTACTCGGTGCAGTAG
- a CDS encoding toxin-antitoxin system TumE family protein, protein MASLTDDDLDGVSEGRTYPDGIVVRVFCMRTDRDAYPSGWAYKLHYGATEPDPPRTLDDGTIRRYDNSHEDTKGHELHVAPDPHPDSITFPGMVELWERFWNEVPKSEFEVA, encoded by the coding sequence ATGGCCTCACTGACCGACGACGACCTGGATGGCGTGAGCGAGGGACGGACGTACCCCGACGGGATCGTCGTCCGCGTGTTTTGCATGCGGACAGACCGTGATGCGTACCCGTCTGGGTGGGCCTACAAGCTTCACTACGGCGCGACGGAGCCGGACCCGCCCCGCACGCTCGACGATGGGACGATTCGTCGGTACGACAACTCTCACGAGGACACCAAAGGGCACGAACTGCACGTTGCACCGGACCCACACCCGGACAGCATCACGTTCCCCGGGATGGTCGAACTGTGGGAACGGTTCTGGAACGAGGTCCCGAAATCCGAGTTCGAGGTCGCGTGA
- a CDS encoding SHOCT domain-containing protein, giving the protein MSSSSQLDTTTIVLLILGVLIALPLLTMGMGFGGMMGYGGMGPYGGTGGWWPLVGMLVPLAFLLLLLGGGYLIIRQVAGTQSSHRPEMEELRMAYARGDLSEEEYESRRDRLQRED; this is encoded by the coding sequence ATGTCATCGTCGAGCCAACTCGACACCACGACCATCGTGCTCCTGATCCTCGGGGTACTTATCGCCCTCCCGTTGCTCACGATGGGGATGGGATTCGGCGGCATGATGGGATATGGTGGAATGGGGCCCTACGGAGGGACTGGCGGGTGGTGGCCGCTCGTCGGAATGCTCGTTCCGCTCGCCTTCCTCCTCCTTCTCCTCGGTGGGGGCTACCTCATCATCCGGCAGGTGGCCGGAACCCAGTCATCGCACCGTCCCGAAATGGAAGAGTTGCGGATGGCCTACGCGAGAGGCGACCTCTCCGAAGAGGAGTACGAATCGCGCCGCGATCGACTCCAGAGGGAGGACTAG
- a CDS encoding DUF302 domain-containing protein yields the protein MTYTIQKSVTGDFDDVVETTIAALDDDGFGVLCDIDMQATLDEKLGEEFQQYRILGACNPPLAHEGLTEDVELGALLPCNVIVYEADDGDVVVSAVDPRRLVGLTDNDALASIGTEVADRFERVLEALSQEHETAESTSGD from the coding sequence ATGACCTACACCATACAGAAATCCGTGACCGGCGATTTCGACGACGTCGTCGAGACGACCATCGCAGCGCTCGACGACGACGGATTCGGCGTCCTCTGTGACATCGACATGCAGGCGACGCTCGACGAGAAACTCGGGGAGGAGTTCCAGCAGTACCGGATCCTCGGCGCCTGCAATCCACCACTGGCCCACGAGGGGCTGACAGAGGACGTCGAACTGGGTGCACTGCTTCCGTGTAACGTCATCGTCTACGAAGCGGATGACGGTGACGTCGTCGTCAGCGCGGTCGATCCGCGACGCCTCGTCGGACTCACCGACAACGACGCACTCGCATCGATCGGGACCGAGGTTGCAGACCGGTTCGAACGCGTGCTCGAAGCCCTGTCGCAGGAACACGAAACCGCGGAATCCACGTCGGGGGACTGA
- a CDS encoding SHOCT domain-containing protein, with amino-acid sequence MTQLTTTVGRTVRRASILAVSLAGTATGTVAAHGGGSYDGGMMGGGWGLFGGTMGLLWMGLLVAAVLYVGSSLLSLGSGRTDERSLSVLRDRYARGDLSEEEYERRRERLERAG; translated from the coding sequence ATGACGCAACTCACCACCACGGTCGGACGCACGGTTCGTCGAGCATCGATCCTCGCCGTTTCACTGGCAGGAACGGCGACGGGGACGGTCGCCGCCCACGGCGGCGGGAGCTACGACGGCGGCATGATGGGTGGCGGGTGGGGCCTCTTCGGCGGAACGATGGGGCTCCTCTGGATGGGCCTCCTCGTCGCCGCCGTGCTCTACGTCGGCTCGTCACTCCTCAGCCTGGGATCCGGCAGGACTGACGAGCGGTCGCTGTCGGTTCTCCGCGATCGCTACGCCCGCGGCGACCTCTCCGAGGAAGAGTACGAGCGACGGCGAGAGCGACTCGAACGTGCAGGATGA
- a CDS encoding helix-turn-helix transcriptional regulator — translation MNRDRADAAVAVILGVVLLGGAALTWQAYRQRRALDQSMGSMMETSMGSMHGPNPLWVAFLTILVAAAIGGVYLLIREELSAPNGERATLESERMGPAEPTATTDQPAASPTPEANPRERVLDLLPDDERRVLEPVLESPGVTQIELRDRSDFSKSKVSQTLSALEERGLLYRERQGRTYRIYPSDDLQQRRPGQ, via the coding sequence ATGAACCGGGACCGAGCGGACGCCGCCGTCGCCGTCATTCTCGGGGTGGTGCTCCTCGGGGGCGCCGCCCTCACCTGGCAAGCGTATCGCCAGCGCCGCGCCCTCGATCAGTCGATGGGCTCGATGATGGAGACGTCGATGGGGTCGATGCACGGCCCGAACCCGCTGTGGGTCGCGTTCCTGACGATCCTCGTCGCGGCTGCGATCGGCGGCGTCTACCTCCTGATCCGGGAGGAACTGTCGGCGCCGAACGGGGAGCGTGCGACTCTCGAGTCCGAACGGATGGGTCCAGCCGAACCGACGGCCACTACCGATCAGCCGGCGGCGTCACCCACCCCCGAGGCGAACCCCCGGGAGCGCGTCCTCGATCTGTTGCCGGACGACGAGCGGCGCGTCCTCGAACCCGTACTGGAGTCACCCGGCGTCACACAGATCGAGCTGCGCGACCGCTCCGATTTCTCGAAGAGCAAGGTGAGCCAGACCCTGAGCGCGCTCGAGGAGCGCGGCCTGCTGTACCGGGAACGCCAGGGGCGCACCTACCGAATCTACCCGAGCGACGACTTGCAGCAGCGCCGGCCAGGTCAGTAG
- a CDS encoding permease — MQTVPVDGVLESLRIGVGFLWTAAWAIIMGLVITSLVQVYVSKERMAGVLGEGDIAGVTKATLFGAASSGCSFGAVAIGKGLFTKGAHVVNFLAFMFASTNLIVELGLMILILLGWEFLVAELLGGLILIAVMAGIVHLTLPESLFEEVRAELNQRDHDHDVSTDPTCGMEGTDEYSIVTDGGETLRFCSEGCLETYQQQAASGGGWRDELLSWGGWYKVGNQYRKEWSMLYTDVIAGFLISGFVIVFVPQWVWNTLFLQGEGVLVSAENAVMGVAIAVVSFVGSMGNVPFAVALWGGGVSFAGVIAFVYADLITVPVLNVYRKYYGWKVMAYILGVFFVTMAFTGFLMEQLFDVLGIVPDLAGGTTASEQTYFELNYTFYLNVIAFALSGFLFYVYRRGLGAPGQYRDPVCGMRTDDGPRHTYEGETYYFCSNTCKRTFETDPTEFAGQGPDVEHHDHDHEH, encoded by the coding sequence ATGCAAACAGTCCCCGTAGACGGTGTCCTGGAGTCGCTCCGGATCGGCGTCGGCTTTCTCTGGACCGCCGCCTGGGCGATCATCATGGGGCTGGTGATCACGAGTCTCGTCCAGGTCTACGTCTCGAAGGAGCGGATGGCCGGCGTGCTCGGTGAGGGCGACATCGCGGGCGTCACGAAGGCAACGCTGTTCGGTGCCGCCAGCAGCGGCTGTAGCTTCGGAGCCGTCGCCATCGGGAAGGGCCTCTTCACGAAAGGGGCCCACGTCGTCAACTTTCTCGCGTTCATGTTCGCCTCGACGAACCTCATCGTCGAACTCGGGTTGATGATCCTCATCCTGCTCGGCTGGGAGTTCCTCGTCGCCGAGTTACTCGGCGGTCTCATTCTCATCGCGGTAATGGCGGGGATTGTGCACCTGACGCTTCCGGAGAGCCTTTTCGAGGAGGTTCGCGCCGAGCTGAATCAGCGCGATCACGATCACGACGTTTCAACGGATCCGACCTGCGGGATGGAAGGCACGGACGAGTATTCGATCGTGACGGACGGCGGCGAGACGCTGCGGTTTTGCTCGGAGGGGTGTTTGGAAACCTATCAGCAGCAAGCGGCCAGCGGCGGTGGCTGGCGAGACGAACTGCTGTCGTGGGGCGGCTGGTACAAAGTCGGCAACCAGTATCGCAAGGAGTGGTCGATGCTCTACACGGACGTGATCGCGGGCTTTCTGATCTCGGGGTTCGTCATCGTGTTCGTCCCGCAGTGGGTCTGGAACACGCTCTTCCTCCAGGGCGAGGGGGTGCTGGTCAGCGCCGAGAACGCGGTTATGGGCGTGGCCATCGCCGTCGTCAGTTTCGTCGGGAGCATGGGGAACGTCCCCTTCGCCGTCGCGCTCTGGGGTGGCGGCGTGAGCTTCGCCGGCGTCATCGCGTTCGTCTACGCCGACCTCATCACGGTTCCCGTGCTCAACGTCTACCGCAAGTACTACGGCTGGAAAGTGATGGCCTACATCCTCGGCGTGTTCTTCGTGACGATGGCGTTCACGGGCTTTCTTATGGAACAACTGTTCGACGTCCTGGGAATCGTCCCCGATCTCGCCGGCGGCACGACCGCGAGCGAGCAGACCTACTTCGAACTGAACTACACCTTCTACCTCAACGTGATCGCGTTCGCACTCTCGGGCTTTCTCTTCTACGTGTACCGACGCGGTCTGGGGGCTCCCGGGCAGTACCGGGATCCGGTGTGTGGAATGCGGACCGACGACGGGCCGCGTCACACGTACGAGGGCGAGACGTACTACTTCTGTTCGAACACCTGCAAGCGCACGTTCGAGACCGATCCCACGGAATTTGCAGGGCAGGGGCCGGACGTCGAACACCACGATCACGACCACGAACATTGA
- a CDS encoding HNH endonuclease codes for MPRMTVERFFGGIDHRISYLQSTLQYVSEYHPSHADLSEWILQNTPAGSQQLIRRNIAFLETIDLIEETDGRYEPTTKGEAVWKRDEPLVLYEGLATNVDGFRDLCRAIQAGNRTVEAIQTALRESFPDFELPEGVVGGHLGWLRSLGLVTKFDGTYSFPIEDGTFDVGESYNRWFIHDVLKGERYKGIATPSDLDLVLLFTGESGSAYGYEDTFLPDDRFVYTGEGVEGDMTMDGGNAAIRHHRENGDSLHLFESTDMPWIVTYLGEYEYEKHVIDTLPDEHGTDRDAIRFTLAPAGGTKVELEDGTPQSLSLDDLYEKATESSPTHTTGSSSGSTSESRSYQGSAVVREYALRWADGVCQGCDEDAPFLTAGGDPYLEVHHLTRRSDGGPDDPDNVIALCPNCHRRVHEGRDGDAFNRKLKRRVANRDS; via the coding sequence ATGCCGAGAATGACGGTCGAGCGATTCTTCGGTGGGATCGACCACCGGATCTCGTACCTTCAGTCGACCCTGCAGTACGTCTCAGAGTATCACCCATCTCACGCGGACCTCTCCGAGTGGATTCTACAGAATACGCCCGCCGGCTCGCAGCAATTGATTCGGCGGAATATCGCGTTCCTGGAAACGATCGATCTGATCGAGGAGACTGACGGTCGGTACGAACCCACCACCAAGGGCGAGGCGGTCTGGAAACGGGACGAACCGCTCGTGCTGTACGAAGGTCTCGCGACGAACGTCGACGGATTTCGGGACCTCTGCCGGGCGATTCAGGCCGGCAATCGAACGGTCGAGGCCATCCAGACGGCGCTCCGGGAGTCGTTTCCCGACTTCGAACTCCCGGAGGGCGTGGTCGGGGGACATCTCGGCTGGTTGCGGTCGCTCGGCCTCGTGACCAAATTCGACGGAACGTATTCGTTCCCGATCGAGGACGGGACGTTCGACGTCGGCGAATCGTACAACCGCTGGTTCATCCACGACGTGTTGAAAGGCGAGCGGTACAAGGGCATCGCGACGCCGAGCGACCTGGATCTCGTCTTGCTCTTCACCGGCGAATCGGGCTCGGCCTACGGCTACGAGGACACGTTCCTCCCCGACGATCGATTCGTCTACACCGGCGAGGGCGTCGAGGGCGATATGACGATGGACGGCGGCAACGCCGCGATCCGCCATCACCGGGAGAACGGCGACTCTCTGCACCTCTTCGAGTCGACGGACATGCCGTGGATCGTCACGTATCTCGGCGAGTACGAGTACGAGAAGCACGTGATCGACACGCTTCCGGACGAACACGGAACCGATCGCGACGCGATTCGATTCACTCTGGCACCGGCCGGCGGAACCAAAGTCGAACTCGAGGATGGGACGCCGCAATCGCTCTCGCTCGACGACCTCTACGAGAAGGCAACGGAGAGTTCGCCGACCCACACGACCGGCAGTTCGTCCGGATCAACGAGTGAAAGCCGGTCCTATCAAGGGTCAGCCGTCGTCCGCGAGTACGCGCTCCGATGGGCCGACGGCGTCTGCCAGGGCTGCGACGAGGACGCGCCGTTCTTGACGGCGGGCGGCGATCCGTACCTGGAGGTCCACCACCTCACACGACGGAGCGACGGCGGCCCGGACGATCCGGACAACGTCATCGCTCTCTGTCCGAATTGCCACCGCCGGGTCCACGAGGGCCGGGACGGCGACGCGTTCAACCGCAAATTGAAACGGCGAGTCGCGAACCGCGATTCCTGA
- a CDS encoding DUF6997 domain-containing protein, translating to MVFEPALTKLRESDEPVFGPTSFRGYVDRHGIEAGRTPRHISVDSLQDLNSELRAADVMVLRMGSAPDGRGTGFVLVEARDGVEAYFLEDEALFGDVEATSMAGTAGPNGESVERDRLLSFELLPSFSETSLVNVGLASGALSEALDLDRTGALAPPATGQSTFSFEVRPRGDLAETVTHRRGQVEIDTLFAERRDGDLALFVIEAKTDGRSSLAKHKLVYPLLAIAESVPPEIELVPVYLRCRRADGRVRFSVAECSFPDPRERIGGVEELCRRRERVVELELDG from the coding sequence ATGGTGTTCGAGCCCGCACTGACGAAACTTCGCGAGTCCGACGAGCCCGTCTTCGGTCCGACGTCGTTTCGCGGGTACGTCGACCGCCACGGGATCGAGGCGGGCCGGACGCCGCGACATATCTCCGTGGATTCGCTTCAGGATCTGAATTCGGAGTTGCGAGCCGCGGACGTGATGGTCCTCCGGATGGGGTCGGCGCCCGACGGCCGCGGGACGGGCTTCGTGCTGGTCGAGGCCCGCGACGGGGTCGAGGCGTACTTTCTGGAGGACGAGGCGCTCTTCGGTGACGTCGAGGCGACGTCGATGGCGGGGACCGCGGGACCGAACGGTGAGTCGGTCGAGCGCGATCGGCTGTTGAGCTTCGAACTGTTGCCGAGTTTCTCCGAGACGTCGCTCGTGAATGTAGGGTTGGCGTCCGGCGCCCTCTCGGAAGCCCTGGATCTCGATCGAACCGGGGCGCTCGCCCCACCGGCGACCGGCCAGTCGACGTTTTCGTTCGAGGTGCGGCCGCGGGGCGATCTGGCCGAGACCGTGACGCACCGACGGGGGCAGGTCGAGATCGACACGCTGTTCGCCGAACGCCGAGACGGCGACCTGGCGCTGTTCGTCATCGAGGCGAAGACTGACGGGCGGTCGTCGCTCGCGAAACACAAACTGGTGTACCCGCTGCTGGCGATCGCCGAGTCGGTTCCTCCGGAGATCGAGCTGGTGCCGGTGTACCTGCGGTGTCGGCGGGCCGACGGGCGGGTTCGCTTTTCGGTTGCGGAGTGCTCGTTTCCGGACCCCAGGGAACGGATCGGTGGGGTCGAGGAATTGTGTCGTCGGCGCGAGCGGGTGGTGGAGCTGGAACTGGATGGATGA
- a CDS encoding Fic family protein gives MRPEDFADEPPGDVEMIDGIFAFSPDPLPPELEPTHDLGTEIGDAMYALGQLSDLDTWLDSPEVILSPLVHREAVDSSNIETTTRLTLSDLYRREAGEEPGRTETERADITEAQNYVEAITAGIRALRTGADLDRELLCRLHEILLQGARGEAKNPGELRDDLVGIDEPGTPLSDARFVPAPPASVPYALRGLLQYVRSGPTYAPLVDLALIHYQFETIHPFQDGNGRLGRLLVMLVLYEWDLLPGPYLYPSSYFNVNRDAYLDRLLAVSRDGAWTEWVVFFLRAISEQGHEAYTVARKLLALRDRYWDQYQGQGTVIREVLDFVIEHPYLTEPQAVAALDRSQPAINQAIHRLWDDGVLRETTGQQRHRRYEAPAVLEIVEPYNP, from the coding sequence ATGCGACCGGAAGACTTTGCTGACGAGCCACCGGGCGACGTCGAGATGATCGACGGTATCTTCGCATTTAGCCCGGATCCACTGCCACCAGAACTCGAACCCACGCACGACCTCGGGACCGAGATTGGCGACGCGATGTACGCCCTGGGGCAACTCTCCGATCTGGATACGTGGCTCGATTCTCCAGAGGTCATCCTGAGCCCGCTGGTTCATCGCGAGGCCGTCGACTCCTCGAACATCGAAACGACGACGCGGTTGACGCTCTCCGACCTGTACCGTCGCGAAGCCGGCGAAGAGCCCGGCCGAACGGAGACGGAGCGCGCCGACATCACGGAGGCTCAAAACTACGTCGAAGCGATCACCGCCGGGATCCGAGCACTTCGTACTGGCGCCGACCTGGATCGAGAGCTGCTTTGCAGACTCCACGAAATCCTGCTGCAAGGCGCCCGCGGCGAAGCGAAGAATCCCGGGGAGTTGCGCGACGATCTCGTAGGCATCGACGAGCCGGGGACCCCACTCAGTGACGCGCGATTCGTTCCGGCGCCACCGGCGAGCGTTCCCTACGCGCTCCGTGGCCTCCTCCAGTACGTTCGATCCGGTCCGACGTACGCTCCGCTTGTCGATCTGGCGCTGATCCACTACCAGTTCGAGACGATCCACCCGTTTCAGGACGGAAACGGTCGACTCGGTCGCCTCCTGGTGATGCTGGTGCTCTACGAGTGGGACCTACTGCCCGGCCCGTACCTCTACCCATCGTCGTATTTCAACGTGAATCGAGATGCCTATCTCGACAGGCTCCTCGCAGTGAGTCGTGACGGTGCGTGGACGGAGTGGGTGGTCTTCTTCCTTCGGGCGATTTCCGAACAGGGACATGAAGCGTACACGGTCGCTCGGAAGCTGCTCGCACTCCGAGACCGATACTGGGATCAGTACCAGGGCCAAGGGACGGTCATCCGGGAAGTCCTCGATTTCGTCATCGAACACCCGTATCTCACCGAGCCCCAAGCGGTCGCGGCCCTCGATCGTTCACAGCCAGCGATCAACCAGGCAATCCATCGTCTGTGGGACGATGGAGTGCTGCGAGAGACGACTGGACAGCAGCGACACCGGCGATACGAAGCGCCTGCAGTCCTCGAAATCGTCGAACCGTACAATCCCTGA
- a CDS encoding DUF433 domain-containing protein gives MTITRDDAVLGCDPRIDGTRVGVRHVPDA, from the coding sequence ATGACGATCACGAGAGATGACGCGGTTCTGGGCTGTGACCCTCGAATCGACGGCACTCGTGTTGGCGTCCGCCACGTGCCGGACGCGTGA